Within the Halorhabdus rudnickae genome, the region GATGCGTTGGGGAATCGACGCGTTCATCGGCGAGTCCTTCGCGGAAATCTTCGCTGGCAACTGTCTCGCGCTGGGGATGCCGACCGTGACGGCCGATCACGAGACGATCGCCGACCTGCAGGACTGGATCGAGGCGAATCCCGACGGTGAGATCGACATCGACGTCGAGGCCGAAACTGTCACCTACGGCGAACAGATGGTAGAGGTCACTGTCGACAATGCTCAACGCCAGGCTCTGGTCGATGGGATTTGGGATACGACAGCGTTGATGAGTGCAAACGAAACCGAGATCGATCGAACGGCCGAATCGTTGCCGTACGTCAAAGAGGCCTGAACGCCGTCGATCCCGCTCACCGGTCTACGGTTCGTCGGTCCCCAAGTGCGACCTCGAAGGCGTCTTCGTCGTCGAGTTCGGCTACGACTGCGTCGAGTTCTCGTTTCAGCGAGTCGAGTTCTGCGTCGGTTGCTGTCGGTTCCCCGTCGGCCGTCGCTTTCTCGTCGTTACGTTCGTGTCTACGGGCGAGTTCATAAAATCGGGTGAGCAGTCGGTCGTATCGTGCCCGTCGCTGTAGCCGTTCGACGATCTTGCGGGAGGCGTCCTCGATACGATCGAGATCGAGGACTGCGTCAGCACGACCGGCGACGGATCCGTCCGAGCTACCCAGCCACAAGATCTGAAAGGAAAGTTCATCCGATGCACGCGCCACAAAGAGATCCGACGGCGGCCCTTCCATGGATTCGTCGATGACGGTTACGGCAATCGAGGCGTCGAGGCTGTCCAGCGCGCTGTCGAGCGTCGTCGCGATCCGGACAGGCCAGTGGTCTCTGAGAATCGACGTGATCGACAAACGTCGTTTTTCCTCCGGAGAGGCGACCAACACAGCGTCCTGCGTCGAGGGCATCGTGCAGAAGAGTATCACGGGCAGCGACCAAAATGATCGGGGCGCGATCGGTGGACCGGAGCGACGGGGGGCTTGCGTCGAGGCGCTTCACTCCGAACGAGAGTCCGCACAGACCGTTGCGTCGAACAGCGGTGCTAGCGTATCGAACGTCCGGTCAGGATGGCCGTCAGCGTCGATGTGATAGTGTGCGATCGCGCCGGCTTGCTCGACCCGCGCGGTGAGCACGTTGAGGAAGCGATGGAGCGTGCGTTCGGACTCGAACTGCAAGAGATCCGTCAACGAATCGATACAGACGACGACGGGGCCCTGATCGGCGTTCTCGAGTTGCGTGGCGAGCTCGCTTCCGATACGCTGGAGATCGACGTCCTCGACCTCGGCAACGTTGACAATCGCACCGTTCTGACCGCCGAACCCGTCGGCCGACATCGCCGCGGACCGACCGCCGTGGGAAACGTCGACAAACGATAGCGTGGTTTCGACAGGGTCGATTACGGTACTCCACTCGGACATCCGTTCGCCGGGAGAGGACGCGATCGTCACACTGAGGACCGTCCCGGGCGCTCCCGCGCGGGTCAACAGGTCACGACAGTGTTGGTTCTTCGCGTTACCGATCGCCGGACAGACACAGAGGACGTTTGAGACTGTTTCGGCAGCGTCGACACCCTGCGAGAGCTCGTCACTCATAGACGAACCCTCCCGGGGGCACCGTAAGTATTTCTCTCATTTGTGTTACCTACCAACGATTACAATACTAACAATTAAGTAAGTTACGGGAGGGGCTATCTACACGTTCGCACCGGCGAAAGAAGGCATTGTGCGGTCTCCTCTCTTCGTATCCCATATTTATATATTTAATATTACCTAACCTTACATTAATTATATAATTATTAAATATCTTTAGAAATTCATTTTCAACCCAGCAATAAAGTGGAGAGTGGCTATGAGCCAATCAGAATCGGAGGGAGAGAACTTCCTCGCAGAGCACCCGCGAATGATCGGCGTCCTGTTCATGCTGCTCGTGTTGCTAACGCAGTTCGGAGGGACGGCAGCAGCAATCAGTAGTGCCAATCCAGGCCCCTAAATCTCGGACTGCATTTCTTTACTCCAGACGAGTTGCTCCTCGTACAAGACTGGGAAGTCACCGTTCTCACAGAGACGGTTGAACTCCTCACTAGTCATTTCCACGTTTTCGAGAGATGCCATCACTAGGCAATTCGCTTCGAACGGGGAAAAGTGCCAATCACGTAGACTCCCGTTTGAGATGTCTGAAATGGGGTATCCCTGGATGTCCAAGTCCAGCATGTCTGATTCGATGGATTTCAATTCCATGTGCAAGGGCGCGCCCATTTGGCTCTCGACGATGTTCGCGTGTCCGTCCCCCACGACCATATACCGGCTTGCGAGTTGCTCGTCTTCCTCCAACAAGGTCCGTGCCGTCGAGAGCGAGAAACCGCTGTCCAGTAATCGAGCCAATGTTTTCCCGACGCTCGTCGCTGTCGGGTTCGGAATGTTCGCGAGCGTGACGATCCCACCCAGCGCGCCGGCATCTACCAGTTCCCGGCCCTGCGCGTATGAGTTACACGCGTTGAGCAGGAACGCGCCAACGCCGACATCAGAAAGGGATCGCGCGTCAAGATGTCCATCGGCACACCGGAATCCTTCGTCCTCGACGTGGCCGATGTAGTGGAAAAAGTCCGTCTCCTCCTGTAGTACGTCGGCAAGTTCGGCTTGCGTCAACTCCTCGTGGATCGTGACGTCGAAGTCGATCCAATCTCTGGCGCCGTAGACATTCGAGACGACGGACTCGTCGCTCATCGCATCCTCGTTGTTCACCACGTCGACAGAGATCCGTCCGGATTCCGTCGGTTCGTACTCGAGACGCCGTTTGAACGCGTCGAGGGTCATCTTCGTCGCGCCCATCGGGATCCCGTCGCCGACGAACGTCTGCATCAGGCTGTCGGCCGGTTCCGGCCGGAACACGCGCTCCTCGACTGACGGCCGACTCGTGGTACTCTCGGATCGGACGGCGGTGGACGGCCCCCTGAGCAGGACCGGCTCGTCGCGAAAGAGCGACTCGACGTCGGGGGACGTGTCTTCGAGGACTCGCGGCGTGATATTGCCACGGCGTGGACAGCGAATCTCTGCCAGATCGGCCGCAAGGAACGAGAGGACCGGAACGTTTTCGGCTTCAGGCTGGACATCGGCGGTCAGCTTCCACTCCGGCGACACGGGTTCGACCACTTCGAACGGAACGTCGAGATACGCTCCGGTGCGCTCGGCGAGAGACTGGTTGTACAGCGCCTCGAAATCCAGCGTTGTCCGCTCCTCGAGTATCGACCGTTCGCGCAGATCCACATTGTATAGCCCTTCGGTCCGCGTGACACAGTCAAGCGTGAAGACGTGTCGCAGAATGCGTGCCACGTGCTGCTCGAAGCCGTCCGGTCCATCCAGCGGGATTGATCGCCCGTCGGCGACCAATCTAGGTCGGGCACCCGGTTGGATGTCCGCGTCGAGATAGTACGCCAGCGGTGCGGCGGGGATGACGCGGTCCCACCGGTCCGGTACTTCGATTGAGACGGACGGTTCTCGGTCGACAAAGCCGCTCGGGACCGACAGTTCCTCGCCTCGTTTCAGCACGGGAGGATGGCCGCGCAACGTCGGGAACGACCGCTCGGGAGAAGTCGTCTTTAACGCCGCTCTGAACTGGGAGAGCGCAGTCATCACGTCGTCGATGTCGTCGGTCGTCGTGATGGTACGGGCCGGTTGTTCGTGATACGAACGGATGCCGACGATCACCTCGGTCGCTTCCGGAAACGATAGTTCGACGTAATCTCCAGTCGCATCGACCGAGAAGGCTCCCTCGATGCCAAGATACAGTTTGAGTTGAACGGAGGAGAACTCTACGACGTAGCTGCCCGGATCGAACGCCGCTTCGTCGCCACCCGTACACTGTGCGACCAGGTCGAACTCCGCGTCCCTGATCCAGACCCCGACGAGATACGGGGTCCGGACGACATCGACGTCGACCGAAACGGCGCTGTCGACGGGAATCGGTAGCGCATCGGAGGAACACGGTGTACACTCGACCGGTTCGGCCGTCAGCAACGTGAACCGCCCGCCGTCGATCGGATCGACGAGGTGGACACCTGGCGGTGTCTGCAGCGTCTCGAACCGCGGTTCTGAGGACGGGACTGCGGTCATAGGTGGCTGAACGACGGCGACCCGTCGACGTGCTGACGGCCCGTGTCTACCGTCCTGTCGGGGACGTCAGCTAAAAAGGGTTCTGACGGGAGAAAACCTGCAAAGAGGAATACCACGCCGTTCAAAAAGAGTGTCAGTACCACCGCGATCAGTTTCTGAGCGAACGTCATTCGAGTCATGGAACGTGTCTATTGACAAGATGTCTTAACTTTACTCGTTACCTCTGTATACCATCTCTCCAGACCGTTGGAAGACCTATTTTCGGAAGATGTACCGCTACAGCAGCACTCAGCCCCGTCAGGCCGTCGATACCTGATTTACTCCGGAGCGTAATAGTATTCGCCAGCTTGCTTTTGCTCTCGATCCAGACGGCTCCCGGGTTTGTTGATCCGTGGCCGTGAGGTGCGTTCGTCCCGTCGGAAGGTAATGTCGAGATTACCCAGGAAGTCGTTCATCCCGTCGCGCATCGACTGGGGCGTACTGGCGTGGCCGGAGACAGCGGGTTCGCCGTCGAACACCAGTAGGCGATCGGCCAGCAGGTCGATCATGTAGATGTCGTGGTCGATGACCATCGCCGTCGCGTCGTGGTTCTCGGCGTAGCGACGGATCGCGCTGGTCGCCAAGACCCGCTGCTCGACGTCGAGGTGGGCGCTCGGCTCGTCGAGCAAGTAGAGGTCGGCGTCCCGGGAGAGACACGCCGCGATCGCGACGCGCTGGCGCTCCCCGCCCGAAAGGTCGGTCAGTTGCTGCTCCATGATCCCCTCTAACTGGAGGGGCTGGGCGATCTCGGTGTTCCAGTAGGAGGTCCCGAAGTCGTCGGCGATCGATCCGAGGAACGCGTCGACGCGCATCGGCTGGTCGACCTCGACGTACTGGGGCTTATAAGAGATGTCGAGACTCGCGTCGATCTCGCCCGCGTCCGGTTCGAGACGCCCTGCGAGCAGCTTTGCGAACGTGGACTTCCCGATCCCGTTGGGGCCGACGACGCCCAGCACCTCACTCTCACGGATCTGTCCCGATTCGACGGCCAGCGAGAACTCGTCCTCGCCGTAGCTCTTCTCGATGTCGGGATACTCGATCACCACGTCGCCCGCGCTGACCGACCGCGGGGCGTGTTCCTCGAACTCGATGGCTTGCTCGCGGATACGCATGTTCTCGTTCTCCAGATAGCCCGCGAGATATTCGTTGATCCCGCTTTTGACGGACTTGGGATCGGTGATGACGCCGAACGCGCCGGGCCGACCGTACCCGACGTGGATGGCGTCGGCGAGCAGGTCCAGAATGGCGAGGTCGTGCTCGACGACGAGCACCGACCGTTCGCCATCCTCTGCGAGTTCCTGGATCAGCCTGGCGGCGGTCATCCGCTGACCGATGTCGAGGTACGGCGAAACCTCGTCGAGGAAGTAGAAGTCCGCGTCCCGTGCCAGCGCCGCAACGAGGGCGACCCGCTGAAGTTCACCACCCGAGAGCGTGTCGATGTCTTGGTCTACCACTGGACCGATCCCGACGCGCTCGATCAGTTCATCGAGGACGCCGCGCTCGTCGGTCTCCGCGAGCAGATCGTGGGTCGTCCCGTCGAACTGGTCGGGGATTCGGTCGACGTACTGGGGCTTGCGCGCGACCGAGACATCCCCGTCGAGCAGCGACTCGAGGTAGTCCTGGAGGGCTGTCCCGCGGTACTCGTCGAGGACGGTCTCCCACTCTGGCGACTTGCCGAACTGGCCGAGGTTCGGCGTGAGTTCGTCGGCCAGAATGTGGACAGCAGTAGTCTTCCCGATGCCGTTCGGACCGAGGATACCCGTCACACGACCTTTTTCGGGTGCCGGCAGCCCATAAAGCGCGAAGGCGTTCTCGCCGTAGCGATGGACGGGTTCGTCCTCGAGTTCCTGCGGGAGATTGATGATCTCAATGGCGTCGAACGGACACTTCTCGACGCAGATTCCACAGGACTCGCCGAGACAGATCTCCTCACTGATCCAGATCTGATCGGCCCTCCCATCGAAGGGTTCGCCCTCCTCGTAGTGCTCGTCGCGGGTGACGATACACTCCTTTCCCGTCCGGTTGGGTGGACAGAAGTTCGCACACTCGTAGTTACAGCGGTCGGGCTGACAGCGATCGAGGTCGACGACGGCGATTGAATCATCTGCCATGAATAGGTCCTCCGAGGATCAGGCCGGTGCGGTTGTCAACAGGATGCTCCAGGTGACGAACCAAAGCGAGAAGGTCATGAATCCGATGTATAGATAGTCTTTCGTCGAGAACTCGTCGATGTCGACGCCGACGACTTGCAGGATCGGGAACTGGACGAGGATCGCCGCAGCGAGGACGCCCAGTGCCGTCCTCGAACTCGGATCTAGTTCGAGGACACTGGAGGCGATTCCCGCGCCCATGCCCAGGACCGTCGTCAGGCCCGTGACCACCACGCTCTTGAGGTGGCCGGTCAGCTGGCGCGTCGTTTCCGTAGCCATACCACAAGGTGTGCCACCGGGGCTAAAAAGGCGTTCGTTCCCTTCTCTGGGTCCCGCACATCGAGTTTGTGTCCCGGACGCCCCGAAGTCGAACGTCTGCCTCCGGCGTTACTACTCGGTGATGATCACATCCCAGGCTGCCTCCTCGAAGCCGAACGTGTGCGATTGGCGGTCGTCTCGAACGACAGGTCGGCCGACTCGACTCCTCAATCTTTATACGGACGGCGTTCCGAAGAGGCAATAATGGCTGAAACCGAGGAGGAAGAGGGTATCGAAGACCTCCCGCCGAGCGCGAAACTCGTCTACAAGGTCCTCGAATACAAGGGACCGCTGACCCAGAAAGGGATCGTCGAGGAATCGATGCTCTCGGCCCGGACGGTTCGATATGCCCTCGAACGACTCGAAGAAGTCGACGTCGTCTCCGAGGACGTCTACTTCGCCGACGCCCGGCAGAACCTCTACGAACTCACTACTGAGGACGCCGAAGAGACACAAGACCAAGCTGTCTCTGACTGAGCCCTTTTCGCTCCTGCACCTCTGTGCACGGACTAGCAGTTGCTTCTGGCTGTCTCGATGGCTTCAATTTGAGTCTCGACCGAAAAGTAGTCCAAAACGACCGCTCGATGGTGGCGCTGTTGGGGTGTAGTCTTAGTTTCCGTCGTCTTCTTAGGACCACTCACCCGGAACACTCCCTGAGTGCTATCAAACGAGATAATTTGAGAACTATGTTTAATTGAGTGCGTCGAGTAATGACGCATACACTAATTAGCGGTATCCCAGACGAAAATGATGCTCGGATACAATATGCGTGATGGCGAGCGAGCGCAAGTGGGAATCGGCACGCTTATCGTATTCATCGCGATGGTGCTGGTTGCGGCTGTCGCGGCAAGCGTATTGATCAATACCGCCGGATTCCTCCAGAGTAGCGCTGAGCGGAGCGGCGTCCAGGCAGCCGATCAAGTCACCAATCGCTTGGTCGAAGAAGACAGCGTTGGCATAGTCGATGCTGCTTCCGGCACAGTGACTACCGTCGAGATGACAGTCACACCTGCTCCCGGATCTCAGGACGTTGACCTGAACGATACTACCATACAATGGGTATCGTACGATGGGAGTCAACAATTGGTCTACATCCAGCCCGGAAGCGCATCTGTCGGTGAATTCAACTGGACGACGTTGCGTGATAACGATGGCTCGATAGCGAACGACGACATCTTGAACCACCCAATTGATAAGGCTGTGTTAACGATCGAACTCGGATCGGGCGATCAGCCATCAGAACTCGAACCGGGGACAAAAGCAAAGGCTATCATCGTAACCGGGTCGGGAGGCAAGACGACAGAGGCCCTTGTCGTCCCTGACTCGCTCTCCCAGAAAGAAACTGTTAGAATCTAACGATGGTATGCTGTGGTTCTCAGTGCGACGTTCGCTCCCGTCCGGAAGGTACCCTTCCTCAAGCTTGAACGACACTGATCTGCCGGCCATAATCGATCGCCTGCTCGAGTTCCTCGGCGATCGCACTCCCGCGTGAGACCTGCACTTCGCCGCCACGACTCACTGTTGCTGTAAAGAGATACTCCCCATCAGCTCGCACTTCGACCGTCTCGCCGGCGAGCCCCTCGGCTGGGACGACGACGTGCCGGGAGGTGATCTCGGGCGTGACGGTCCGGCCGGCGTCGGCGCCACCTCCGTCACCCGATCCTGACGAGCCAGAACGGCTCTCCTCGCGTTCGTCCAGCGTTCGAACGTCGATATCGATGCCCAGCCGGTTCTCGACGTCGCTGATCCGGCCGCCACCTTTGCCGATGACCTGTGAGATGTCCCGCTCTTCGACCCAGACGACCGCCCGGTCGCGCCCCCGCACTTCCACCTCGACGTGCCCGTTGGCGATCGAACGGATCTCGCGTTCGACCTCCTGGCGCGCGATGCGGTCGACACCGCTCTCAGCTCCCGCGTCGTCACCCAGTGGCACCGTCACGACCTGACGGTTGAACGTGTAAATCTCGTACTCCGGGACTCCCGTCTCGAAGTCCTCGATGACGATCACCGGGCGCGCGAGGTCCTCTTCCATGAGCCCCTCCGGGACTTTTACCTCCGTATTGACATCGTAGACGGTCTCGATCTCGCCGGCCTCGATATAGACGACAGTGTCGACAACTTGTGGGATCATTCCCAGTTCAACGCGACCAACGAGACGCTGCAGGGCGTCGATCGCGCGGGTCGCGTGAACGACACCGATCATGCCGACGCCCGCCAGGCGCATGTCCGCGAACACCTCGAAGTCGTCGGTCTTGCGCACCTCGTCGTAGATCGTGTAGTCCGGCCGGACCATCAACAGGGAGTCGGCGGTCCGCTCCATCGATCCCGCGAGCTCGGTGTACTGGGTGATCTCCGGGCCGACCTGGAGGTCCCTCGGCTTCTCCATGGTCTTGACCGAGAAATCCGACTCGGCAAGGAACTCCCCGACGGCCTGGGCGAACGTCGATTTACCGGCGCCGGGCGCCCCCGAGATGAGGACGCCGCGCTGGCGTTCGAGCAATCGCTCGCGCAATTGGTCGGCGTACTCGTAATCGTCGAGTTCGGTCTGGACGATCGGTCGGACGGCCGTGATCTCCAGGCCGTCCGCGAAGGGGGGCCGGGCGATCGCGATGCGGTACTCCCGGAACTGGACGATCGTCATCCCCGGTTCGTCGATCTCGATGAACCCATCCGGGCTTGCGCGGGCGCTCTCTTCGATGTCGTGTGCATACTCCTTGAGCTGGCCCTCCGTCGATGCCTCGTCGCGGATCGCTTCGTAGTGCATATCGCCGATCGCACCACGCTTTGCCATCGGCTTTGCACCGACTTTGAGGTGGACGCTCATCGTCGTCTCGTCGAAGAACTGGGCGATCTCGAGGGATTCGACGTCCCTGCCAACTGGCTCGATAAAGACGACATCTAGCCCCTTTGCGCGGGCGACCTCGCTCTGGACGACGTCGCTGGTCACGAGCGTCGCGCCGCGGTCGGCCGCGAGATCTCTGATCAGCGCGTCGACGTCGCCCTCGTCGGCGGCGTGTTTTTCGGAAGCCTCGGGGCGACGACCGACGTACTCGACCTCGATCGCCCCCTCGTCGGCAAAGTCTGCCAACTGCTGTAGTTCCTCCAGACCGTCCCAGCCGGTCTGTCGGCCGTCGTTGGCCTGAGATTCGAGTTCACCGACGACCGCTTCGGGGACCGAAACCGTCGCGTCGGCGAACTCGCCGTCGGCGACGCGATCGGACACGCGACCGTCGATTATCACGCTCGTGTCCGGTACGATGTTCATACCTGACGGTGGGGCCCCAGCGGTGATAAACGCCAGCATCCCGGCGGCACGGCCCCAGCGGATCACCCGCACTCAGCGGGCGAATCCGGAGTCCGAACACGGGGAAAGATAAACCGTCGTGCCGTAGAGCCGCCGATGTCCTCACCAGACACACTTATTGCCGGGGAAACCCTCGTCGACATGTTTCCGACGTCGTCGGGACCACTCGCCGACGTCGAGACGTTCGAGCGCCGGGCCGGTGGCGCACCCGCGAACCTGGCGGTTGCGATGACGCGCCTCGGGTCGGCACCGTATCTCTGGACGAAACTCGGATCGGATCCGTTCGGTGACCATCTGGCAGATGTCCTCGACACGGAGGACGTTCCCGATCGGTTCATCGAGATCGATCCCGATCGAAAGACCGCCCATACACTCGTCGGTGACGACCCCGCGGCCGATCAAGCGTTCGTCTTCTACAAGGAGGGAACCGCAACGATGGCCATGGAACCGGGAACGGTCGCTGATGATGCTCTGGCGGACCTCGAATGGGTCCACTTCGGCGGCGTCATGCTCTGTGAGGAACCGGCCCGGACGGCGATGCTCGACCTCGCCGAGCGAGCACAGGCAGCCGACTGCACCGTCTCGTTCGATCCCAACACCCGCGAAGATCTCTGGCCCGATCCGACGAAACTCGAACCCACGATGCGGGACGCCCTCGAACTCGCTGACGTCATCAAAACTGATCGTGAGGACCTGGCAATGCTGCTGGATTCGGTCGAGAATTCTATCGAGACGGTGGCCGAGGAGCTGACCGGATACGGTCCACACTCAGTTTTCCTCACGCAGGGATCCAAGGGCACGTACGCCCTCGCAACCGATGATTCACCCTGGGGGCCCGCTGAAACGGACCAACCGACTCTGCACGTCGATGCCATCGACACGACGGGGGCTGGGGACGCGTTCACGGCCGGTGCGATCACGGCACTGCTGGAAGGTAAGTCCCTCGACGAGGCGATCCGATTTGCCAACGCTGTCGGTGCACTCACGACGACAGAGACCGGCGCTATGGCCCCACTCCCGACGCGGGAAGCCGTCGAAGGATTGCTGGAGTCGGCCTGATGGGCGATTGAAGAACTTTTCGACCCATCTATCGTCGATCTGGATTCTCCTCGACGAGCGTTCACAGGTTCGGAGGGTAGAGCCAACTACAAACAAATCTGACTGAGATCGTACGATTTCACCAACGCAGAACCGAGTGTACCTCTACCCACTACCTACGACCTAGAGAACCGTAAGAAAACTAGTGCGAAGTGGACCAAAAAGAGAATTTAGGACAGAGAAATCGCTACCGAGCCAGGGAAACCACCGGAATTAGGGCGTCACGTCAGGAGGGTCCAGTCCTGCACGAAACAATAGGACAATCGACGACGCAAGGAAATCCGCTAGCGGCAATACCGGATCCAATCGCTCCTCGTGAGTACCGCGACCGTACCCATCAAACTTCTCTGTCGCTAATACCTTCAGTGAGTGATCGACTAGCCGCCACAGATTGTACAGTAGACAGCTGAAAGCAAATGAGAAGAACCGCATCCGATAGTCTGTAGATGCAATAGATGGCACCAGGGGCGTAATCATCTTGTACTCAATTTCAATATCCCACCGGTCGGAGTACCGGTTCACAAGCCCCTCTGCATCCAGTGGGGATACATCATCCCGGTTCGTCGCGAACAACGCGTACCCTGTGTCGTCTTCATGCCGAACAATCCAGTCATTCCGCTGCGCTGGAACATGCATTAACGTCACGTCGTGACTGTACCCGTTTTCATCAACCGTCTCATCTGCTTCAGGATCGATGTACGGTGTGGAATTCCTCAAGTATAGAGCTGCGTCTTGTTCTACCCGCGCAGTCACCGCCGGGTCGTTCCGTACATCAGCAGCGTCACGTCGCAGTCGCTCCGAGTTTTTCTTCTTCGGGATCAAGTAGTCCACATCGTAGTACTGATCTAGCACGTGGAACACACCGTGCTGGTCGAACGCGCGGTCAGCCATCACCAGATGGATATCCACCAACTCCGTCGCCTGCGCCATTAACCTGTCAACGACTTCCGCCCACGACACGGACTCCCCATCCCGCTCCCACCTCGAATTGTGCCGAATCGGCTCTACGGCAATAACGAGCGGCGTATTTCGGCCAACAATCGTTAGCGTTGCATACTGGTACTCGTACGCCTCATCCTCTTCTCCACCGTTTACCATCTCTGGATAGTTCTCCTTCGGGTACTTCGGAGTCCCATGTACCATAATCGGCTCCTCATTGTCCGATACAACATCGGTATCACCTTTCCATGGGGTGACGTGATATGGCACATTCGTTACGTCGATGGCTGCTGCAACCGGTTCTGAGAACATTTCCCCAGAAGCTACCGTGTCCAACATCTGGTCTACTGCATCACCAAATTGATCTTGGACAGTGTCAGCAACTCGCCGCCAGTCCGGCACCGGACGCTTCTCATCTGATCCAGTAGGAAAATCATCGAACGTGTACTGGTACCCGCTCGGTGTCCCGAGCTTTTTGACTGCTCGGACGTGCGTATCGTGATGAAGTGCGTTCTCTCGAAACTTGTTAAATGAGCGGTGAGCTGATCGTGTCCCTGCGGTGTCC harbors:
- a CDS encoding DUF7504 family protein; this encodes MSDELSQGVDAAETVSNVLCVCPAIGNAKNQHCRDLLTRAGAPGTVLSVTIASSPGERMSEWSTVIDPVETTLSFVDVSHGGRSAAMSADGFGGQNGAIVNVAEVEDVDLQRIGSELATQLENADQGPVVVCIDSLTDLLQFESERTLHRFLNVLTARVEQAGAIAHYHIDADGHPDRTFDTLAPLFDATVCADSRSE
- a CDS encoding ArsR family transcriptional regulator; translation: MAETEEEEGIEDLPPSAKLVYKVLEYKGPLTQKGIVEESMLSARTVRYALERLEEVDVVSEDVYFADARQNLYELTTEDAEETQDQAVSD
- the leuD gene encoding 3-isopropylmalate dehydratase small subunit, with product MSDFDADIPEVREVTGTGVPIRGNDIDTDQIIPARFMKVVTFDGLGQFAFFDVRYDDDDNQKDHPMNEDQFRGANVMVVNDNFGCGSSREHAPQALMRWGIDAFIGESFAEIFAGNCLALGMPTVTADHETIADLQDWIEANPDGEIDIDVEAETVTYGEQMVEVTVDNAQRQALVDGIWDTTALMSANETEIDRTAESLPYVKEA
- a CDS encoding carbohydrate kinase family protein; translated protein: MSSPDTLIAGETLVDMFPTSSGPLADVETFERRAGGAPANLAVAMTRLGSAPYLWTKLGSDPFGDHLADVLDTEDVPDRFIEIDPDRKTAHTLVGDDPAADQAFVFYKEGTATMAMEPGTVADDALADLEWVHFGGVMLCEEPARTAMLDLAERAQAADCTVSFDPNTREDLWPDPTKLEPTMRDALELADVIKTDREDLAMLLDSVENSIETVAEELTGYGPHSVFLTQGSKGTYALATDDSPWGPAETDQPTLHVDAIDTTGAGDAFTAGAITALLEGKSLDEAIRFANAVGALTTTETGAMAPLPTREAVEGLLESA
- a CDS encoding ribosome biogenesis/translation initiation ATPase RLI — translated: MADDSIAVVDLDRCQPDRCNYECANFCPPNRTGKECIVTRDEHYEEGEPFDGRADQIWISEEICLGESCGICVEKCPFDAIEIINLPQELEDEPVHRYGENAFALYGLPAPEKGRVTGILGPNGIGKTTAVHILADELTPNLGQFGKSPEWETVLDEYRGTALQDYLESLLDGDVSVARKPQYVDRIPDQFDGTTHDLLAETDERGVLDELIERVGIGPVVDQDIDTLSGGELQRVALVAALARDADFYFLDEVSPYLDIGQRMTAARLIQELAEDGERSVLVVEHDLAILDLLADAIHVGYGRPGAFGVITDPKSVKSGINEYLAGYLENENMRIREQAIEFEEHAPRSVSAGDVVIEYPDIEKSYGEDEFSLAVESGQIRESEVLGVVGPNGIGKSTFAKLLAGRLEPDAGEIDASLDISYKPQYVEVDQPMRVDAFLGSIADDFGTSYWNTEIAQPLQLEGIMEQQLTDLSGGERQRVAIAACLSRDADLYLLDEPSAHLDVEQRVLATSAIRRYAENHDATAMVIDHDIYMIDLLADRLLVFDGEPAVSGHASTPQSMRDGMNDFLGNLDITFRRDERTSRPRINKPGSRLDREQKQAGEYYYAPE
- a CDS encoding DUF7503 family protein; the protein is MSQSESEGENFLAEHPRMIGVLFMLLVLLTQFGGTAAAISSANPGP
- a CDS encoding EMC6-like membrane protein, translating into MATETTRQLTGHLKSVVVTGLTTVLGMGAGIASSVLELDPSSRTALGVLAAAILVQFPILQVVGVDIDEFSTKDYLYIGFMTFSLWFVTWSILLTTAPA
- a CDS encoding PINc/VapC family ATPase is translated as MNIVPDTSVIIDGRVSDRVADGEFADATVSVPEAVVGELESQANDGRQTGWDGLEELQQLADFADEGAIEVEYVGRRPEASEKHAADEGDVDALIRDLAADRGATLVTSDVVQSEVARAKGLDVVFIEPVGRDVESLEIAQFFDETTMSVHLKVGAKPMAKRGAIGDMHYEAIRDEASTEGQLKEYAHDIEESARASPDGFIEIDEPGMTIVQFREYRIAIARPPFADGLEITAVRPIVQTELDDYEYADQLRERLLERQRGVLISGAPGAGKSTFAQAVGEFLAESDFSVKTMEKPRDLQVGPEITQYTELAGSMERTADSLLMVRPDYTIYDEVRKTDDFEVFADMRLAGVGMIGVVHATRAIDALQRLVGRVELGMIPQVVDTVVYIEAGEIETVYDVNTEVKVPEGLMEEDLARPVIVIEDFETGVPEYEIYTFNRQVVTVPLGDDAGAESGVDRIARQEVEREIRSIANGHVEVEVRGRDRAVVWVEERDISQVIGKGGGRISDVENRLGIDIDVRTLDEREESRSGSSGSGDGGGADAGRTVTPEITSRHVVVPAEGLAGETVEVRADGEYLFTATVSRGGEVQVSRGSAIAEELEQAIDYGRQISVVQA
- a CDS encoding archaellin/type IV pilin N-terminal domain-containing protein; protein product: MRDGERAQVGIGTLIVFIAMVLVAAVAASVLINTAGFLQSSAERSGVQAADQVTNRLVEEDSVGIVDAASGTVTTVEMTVTPAPGSQDVDLNDTTIQWVSYDGSQQLVYIQPGSASVGEFNWTTLRDNDGSIANDDILNHPIDKAVLTIELGSGDQPSELEPGTKAKAIIVTGSGGKTTEALVVPDSLSQKETVRI